In Spinacia oleracea cultivar Varoflay chromosome 5, BTI_SOV_V1, whole genome shotgun sequence, a single window of DNA contains:
- the LOC110785137 gene encoding probable pectate lyase 5: MLQRTHIHVILIVLFSCNFLFSFVSSSAFNLTLQHEHPYPEHIVQEFHRRVNASLSRRKTLESLQEKDQISCGTGNPIDDCWKCDPNWASDRQHLADCAIGFGYKALGGKGGPIYVVTDSSDPNPHKPKPGTLRDAVSQPGPVWIIFGSDMLIKLKYPLVVTSFKTIDGRGAHVEITGGGCIIIEHVTNVIVHNINIHHCYPANSDGDGLHIFSSSNVWVDHCTLSNCADGLIDCTVGSTAITISNNHFFNHDKVMLLGHSDDYFGDRGMQVTVAFNRFGEELNQRMPRCRFGYFHVVNNDYSSWVEYAVGGSSRPTINSQGNRYIAPPNPNAKEVTRRLDADGQEWEGWNWRTEGDLMMNGAFFVPSGDGVNPQYSLASSMEPKPAAFIDQLTLYAGILLPNRGIANPGSRGSGISSGGGLIPGGGGAVPGGAGGVPGGMYGTGGGYNNPPGEGDYYEGGEGGLFFSSAPPSSPCCQAFIILSTLLILTLRFTTNGNFLL; this comes from the exons ATGCTTCAAAGAACCCACATTCATGTTATTCTCATTGTCCTGTTTTCCTGCAattttctcttctcttttgtttcgtcTTCCGCTTTTAATCTTACTCTCCAACATGAACACCCTTATCCAGAACATATTGTTCAAGAATTTCACAG GAGAGTTAATGCTTCTCTAAGCAGGAGGAAAACCCTAGAGTCCTTGCAAGAAAAGGACCAAATTTCTTGTGGAACGGGTAATCCAATTGATGATTGTTGGAAATGTGACCCTAATTGGGCTTCTGACCGGCAACACTTAGCTGATTGTGCAATTGGGTTTGGTTACAAGGCACTTGGAGGCAAAGGTGGGCCCATTTATGTAGTCACGGACTCCTCGGACCCGAACCCACATAAGCCTAAGCCGGGGACCCTAAGAGACGCCGTGAGCCAACCTGGCCCGGTTTGGATTATATTTGGTAGTGACATGCTTATTAAGCTCAAATATCCCCTAGTAGTCACTAGCTTTAAAACTATTGACGGGCGTGGTGCTCATGTGGAAATAACCGGTGGAGGGTGCATAATAATAGAGCATGTTACTAATGTGATCGTTCACAATATTAACATACATCATTGTTATCCAGCTAACTCAGATGGTGATGGGCTACATATATTTTCGTCGAGTAACGTTTGGGTAGACCATTGCACGTTGTCTAATTGCGCGGATGGGCTAATTGATTGTACGGTGGGATCAACGGCTATCACAATATCGAACAACCACTTCTTTAATCACGATAAGGTGATGTTACTTGGGCATAGTGACGACTATTTTGGTGATAGAGGGATGCAGGTAACGGTGGCATTCAATCGATTTGGTGAGGAATTGAATCAAAGGATGCCTAGGTGCCGGTTTGGGTATTTCCATGTGGTGAATAACGATTACTCGAGTTGGGTTGAGTACGCGGTAGGTGGTAGCTCTAGACCTACTATCAACAGCCAAGGAAATCGGTACATTGCACCACCCAATCCAAATGCCAAGGAG GTAACAAGAAGGTTGGATGCAGATGGGCAAGAATGGGAAGGTTGGAATTGGAGAACAGAAGGTGATTTAATGATGAATGGAGCCTTCTTTGTGCCATCAGGTGATGGGGTTAATCCTCAATATTCCCTAGCCTCAAGTATGGAACCTAAACCTGCTGCTTTTATTGACCAACTTACTCTCTACGCCGGCATCTTGCTTCCTAATCG AGGCATAGCGAATCCTGGATCAAGAGGTAGTGGCATTAGTAGCGGTGGTGGGCTAATTCCTGGTGGCGGTGGTGCGGTCCCTGGTGGCGCTGGGGGTGTCCCTGGAGGCATGTACGGCACGGGAGGCGGTTACAATAACCCTCCAGGAGAAGGAGACTACTATGAGGGAGGAGAAGGTGGATTGTTTTTTAGCAGTGCACCACCATCTTCACCTTGTTGTCAAGCATTCATCATTTTGTCAACATTACTTATTTTGACTTTACGTTTTACCACAAATGGTAATTTTCTTTTATAG